In a single window of the Papaver somniferum cultivar HN1 chromosome 8, ASM357369v1, whole genome shotgun sequence genome:
- the LOC113304732 gene encoding ACT domain-containing protein ACR8-like, which produces MEWSGCLNEYEKLVIRMNTPRVEIDNAVCASSTLVKIDSAQKDGILLEAVQILTDLNLSIKKAYISSDGRWFMDVFHVTDQNGNKLTDESVINYIEQSFNTSNNTVKPNELNGLTVLELTGTDRLGLLSEVFAVLSDLQCNVVESKVWTHNGRIASLIYVKDIDSGCPIEDSLKISKIESRLRNVLKGDNDIRSAKTTVSSIAVTHTERRLHQMMFADRDYEKKPDDDSPIVTVQNWAERGYSVVNVMCKDRPKLFFDVVCTLTDMQYVVFHGTIDTTGNQAQQEFYIRHSDGTPISSEAERQRVIQCLVASIERRASEGVRLELCTADRQGLLSDVTRTFRENGLNVARAEISTKDDMALDTFYVTDTAGYQVSSKTIEEVRERIGLDDLIVKDPPCSIPKVSWDDSPAGGGVGGAVLVSLGSLVRRHLYSLSSIIHRA; this is translated from the exons ATGGAGTGGTCTGGTTGTCTCAATGAATATGAAAAGCTTGTCATCAGAATGAACACACCAAG AGTTGAAATTGACAATGCTGTTTGTGCTTCTTCAACACTAGTCAAG ATTGACAGTGCCCAAAAGGATGGAATTCTGTTAGAAGCTGTTCAAATCCTTACAGATCTCAACCTGTCCATCAAAAAGGCTTACATATCCTCTGATGGAAGATGGTTCATGGATG TTTTTCATGTGACGGATCAAAACGGCAACAAACTCACTGATGAGAGCGTGATCAATTACATTGAACAGTCTTTCAACACGAGCAACAACACTGTGAAACCCAACGAGTTGAATGGACTAACCGTGTTGGAATTAACAGGGACTGATAGATTAGGTTTACTCTCAGAGGTTTTCGCTGTTCTATCTGATCTTCAGTGTAATGTTGTTGAATCGAAAGTCTGGACACACAATGGAAGAATTGCATCTTTGATTTATGTTAAGGATATTGATTCTGGTTGTCCAATTGAAGATTCATTGAAAATCAGCAAAATCGAAAGCCGATTAAGGAATGTTCTTAAAGGGGATAATGATATTAGAAGCGCTAAAACTACAGTTTCTTCTATTGCTGTTACTCATACTGAGAGAAGGCTTCACCAAATGATGTTTGCTGACCGTGATTACGAGAAGAAACCCGACGATGATTCGCCTATTGTTACAGTTCAGAATTGGGCTGAGAGGGGTTATTCTGTGGTTAATGTTATGTGTAAAGACAGACCTAAGTTATTTTTCGACGTCGTTTGTACGTTGACTGATATGCAGTATGTTGTCTTCCACGGCACAATTGATACAACAGGAAACCAAGCTCAACAGGAGTTTTACATCAGACATAGTGATGGAACCCCAATTAGTTCAGAAGCTGAAAGACAACGAGTCATTCAGTGTTTGGTAGCTTCCATTGAGAGAAGGGCATCTGAG GGTGTAAGGCTTGAGTTATGCACGGCAGATCGACAAGGGTTGCTATCTGATGTTACACGGACTTTTCGCGAAAATGGATTAAATGTTGCAAGAGCAGAAATCTCAACCAAAGATGACATGGCCCTTGATACTTTCTACGTGACAGACACAGCCGGCTATCAAGTTTCTTCTAAAACAATCGAAGAAGTTCGCGAAAGAATAGGACTAGATGATCTAATTGTGAAAGATCCACCATGTTCTATTCCAAAAGTTTCATGGGATGATTCTCCGGCCGGCGGCGGAGTTGGCGGTGCAGTATTAGTATCCTTGGGAAGTTTAGTTAGAAGGCATCTATACAGtttgagttctattattcatagagcttaa